A single region of the Changchengzhania lutea genome encodes:
- a CDS encoding MotA/TolQ/ExbB proton channel family protein translates to MLNTILQTTQSGAEIITDEESVEKTLSIIELIGSGGVAGQLIIAVLFLLLVFAIYIYFERIFAIKAASKVDANFMNQIKDHVSHGKIDSAQMLCAQVNSPVSRLIGKGISRIGKPLADINTAIENAGRLEIYGLEKNVSVLATISGAAPMIGFLGTVIGMILAIFELANAGGTIQMDVLAGGLYTAMTTTVAGLIVGIVAYIAYNHLVVRTDKVVYQMEANSLEFLDHLNEPT, encoded by the coding sequence ATGCTGAACACAATTTTACAAACTACGCAAAGTGGCGCAGAAATCATTACAGATGAAGAATCTGTAGAAAAAACACTTTCCATAATAGAATTAATCGGTAGCGGGGGTGTTGCTGGACAGCTAATTATAGCAGTGCTATTTTTACTTTTGGTTTTTGCTATTTACATTTATTTCGAACGCATTTTTGCGATAAAAGCAGCTTCTAAAGTTGATGCTAATTTCATGAATCAAATTAAAGACCATGTAAGTCATGGTAAAATTGACTCTGCTCAAATGCTTTGTGCCCAAGTCAATTCACCTGTTTCTCGTTTAATTGGCAAAGGCATTTCAAGAATAGGAAAACCACTGGCAGATATAAACACGGCTATCGAAAATGCTGGACGTTTAGAAATTTATGGCTTAGAAAAGAATGTGAGTGTGCTAGCCACCATTTCTGGAGCAGCACCCATGATAGGGTTTCTTGGTACGGTAATTGGAATGATATTAGCCATATTTGAATTGGCAAATGCTGGAGGCACAATACAAATGGATGTTTTAGCAGGTGGTTTATACACCGCTATGACAACTACTGTTGCAGGTTTAATTGTTGGTATTGTCGCTTATATAGCCTACAATCACCTTGTGGTGAGAACAGATAAGGTTGTTTATCAAATGGAAGCAAATTCATTAGAGTTTTTAGATCACTTAAACGAACCTACGTAG
- the gldJ gene encoding gliding motility lipoprotein GldJ yields MDMKKVVAFKVLLIMAVSLAAFSCKKSSGSKNSSRATGWQINDREGGFQYNTDFKGQEASPGLVFVEGGTFTKGRVQDDVMHDWNNTPTQQHVQSFYMDETEVTNMMYLEYLDWIKRVYPPSDENFRAIYEGALPDTLVWRNRLGFNEIMTENYLRHPGYGEYPVVGVSWIQAVEFANWRTDRVNEANLEQAGYIKRDAKTMEVNADATFNTETYINAPTQTYGGNEEIINADGRNKRNVRVDADGNESNLYATRESGLITPKYRLPTETEWEYAALGLSEIRSYNLYRGRKKYPWDGQYTRSGKRKVRGDQMANFKQGKGDYGGIAGWSDDGADITNAVRSYEPNDYGLYDMAGNVAEWVADVYRPIVDDEFNDFNYYRGNVYTKNAINEDGTVKIVTTDDIIYDTLSNGKVIARNLPGEIVQVPIDENETYLRTNFDKSNEINFRDGDRRSSRNFESFNDDESEEGNTSTTRKMYNSPKHAISRDEDGNIIREYDKGNNRTSLINDEVRVYKGGSWKDREYWLDPAQRRYFPQDMATDYIGFRCAMSRVGSKSNKKNKTKN; encoded by the coding sequence ATGGATATGAAAAAAGTGGTAGCATTCAAGGTTTTACTAATTATGGCTGTGTCTCTAGCCGCATTTAGTTGTAAAAAATCGTCTGGCTCTAAGAATAGTTCTAGAGCTACCGGATGGCAGATAAACGACCGAGAAGGTGGTTTTCAATACAATACAGACTTTAAGGGTCAAGAAGCATCCCCTGGTTTAGTTTTTGTAGAGGGTGGTACATTTACCAAAGGTCGTGTTCAAGATGATGTGATGCATGATTGGAACAATACACCAACACAGCAACACGTACAATCATTTTACATGGATGAAACTGAGGTTACAAACATGATGTATTTAGAGTATTTAGATTGGATCAAACGCGTTTATCCGCCATCTGATGAAAATTTCAGAGCTATCTATGAAGGTGCTTTACCAGATACATTAGTATGGAGAAATAGACTTGGTTTCAACGAAATTATGACCGAAAACTACTTACGTCATCCAGGTTATGGAGAGTATCCAGTTGTAGGGGTAAGTTGGATTCAAGCCGTTGAATTTGCAAATTGGAGAACAGACCGTGTTAACGAAGCTAATTTAGAACAAGCTGGCTATATTAAGCGTGATGCTAAAACTATGGAAGTTAATGCAGATGCGACATTTAATACAGAAACTTATATTAATGCACCAACCCAAACTTATGGTGGTAATGAAGAAATTATAAATGCTGATGGACGCAACAAAAGAAATGTTCGTGTAGATGCAGATGGTAATGAATCTAACTTGTACGCCACGCGTGAAAGCGGACTTATTACTCCAAAATACAGACTCCCAACAGAGACTGAATGGGAATATGCAGCTTTAGGCTTAAGTGAAATCAGAAGCTATAACTTATATAGAGGTCGTAAAAAATACCCATGGGACGGACAATATACCCGTTCTGGAAAACGTAAAGTACGTGGCGATCAAATGGCTAATTTTAAGCAAGGAAAAGGTGATTATGGTGGCATTGCAGGATGGTCTGATGATGGTGCCGATATCACTAACGCTGTAAGATCTTACGAGCCTAATGATTATGGTTTATATGATATGGCTGGTAATGTAGCCGAATGGGTTGCCGATGTTTATCGCCCTATTGTAGATGATGAGTTTAACGACTTTAATTACTACCGTGGTAATGTTTACACAAAAAACGCGATCAATGAAGACGGTACGGTAAAAATCGTTACTACTGATGATATTATTTATGACACCTTGTCTAATGGTAAAGTCATCGCAAGAAATTTACCTGGTGAAATTGTTCAAGTTCCTATTGACGAAAATGAAACGTACTTAAGAACGAATTTCGATAAGAGTAATGAAATAAACTTTAGAGATGGTGATAGAAGATCGTCACGTAACTTTGAAAGTTTTAATGATGACGAATCGGAAGAAGGTAATACTTCAACTACTAGAAAAATGTACAATTCTCCAAAACATGCTATTTCTAGAGATGAAGATGGTAACATTATAAGAGAATATGATAAAGGAAACAACAGGACATCTTTAATTAATGACGAAGTACGTGTCTATAAAGGAGGTTCTTGGAAAGACAGAGAGTATTGGTTAGATCCAGCTCAAAGACGTTATTTCCCACAGGACATGGCTACCGATTACATCGGGTTTAGATGTGCGATGTCTCGTGTTGGTTCTAAATCGAACAAGAAAAACAAAACGAAGAACTAA
- a CDS encoding UDP-N-acetylmuramoyl-tripeptide--D-alanyl-D-alanine ligase translates to MTIEQLHKIYLQCTSVSTDTRNNKEGVMFFALKGDNFNGNKYAKEALNSGAKYAIIDEEAFNTHPNCILVNHVLSTFQQLASYHRAYLKTPIIALTGSNGKTTTKELIRAVLSEKYKTTATIGNLNNHIGVPLTLLAMDQDTEIGIVEMGANHQKEIAFLCDIAKPDYGYITNFGKAHLEGFGGVEEVIKGKSEMYDYLMANNKTIFVNANDPIQVEKTKDAKRFSFGYHIEGTDVSIDFVEAQPFVKCSYNTLEIHSQLIGDYNFNNIAAAIAIGNYFKVKDSAIKSAIECYVPSNNRSQIINKGTNKIILDAYNANPTSMRAALLNLEKQSGHKIAILGDMFELGKESKQEHNDIADLALRLQIDQLIFIGENFYGTEVDSDKVKKTKTFTDFKNNFDTSVIGNATVLIKGSRGMALERILELL, encoded by the coding sequence TTGACTATAGAGCAGCTTCACAAAATTTATTTGCAATGTACTTCAGTTAGTACAGACACACGAAACAACAAAGAAGGCGTTATGTTTTTCGCTCTTAAAGGTGACAATTTTAACGGTAACAAATATGCTAAAGAAGCGCTGAATTCTGGAGCCAAATATGCTATTATAGATGAAGAAGCTTTTAATACACATCCGAACTGTATTCTTGTAAACCATGTGTTGAGCACCTTCCAACAATTAGCATCTTACCATAGAGCTTACTTAAAAACACCGATAATCGCACTCACGGGTAGTAATGGTAAAACCACGACGAAGGAGCTTATTAGAGCCGTGTTGTCTGAGAAATATAAAACCACGGCCACTATTGGCAATTTAAACAACCACATTGGTGTCCCATTAACCTTGCTGGCCATGGATCAGGATACTGAAATTGGTATTGTTGAAATGGGTGCAAACCACCAAAAAGAAATTGCGTTTTTATGTGATATTGCCAAACCAGATTATGGCTATATCACCAATTTTGGAAAAGCCCATTTGGAAGGGTTTGGTGGTGTTGAAGAGGTTATTAAGGGCAAGAGCGAGATGTATGATTATTTAATGGCAAATAATAAAACCATTTTTGTCAATGCCAATGATCCTATTCAAGTTGAAAAAACTAAAGATGCCAAGCGATTCTCTTTTGGATATCATATTGAAGGAACAGATGTTTCGATAGATTTTGTTGAAGCACAACCTTTTGTAAAATGCAGTTATAATACATTAGAAATACATAGTCAACTTATTGGGGATTACAACTTCAACAATATTGCTGCTGCTATTGCCATAGGTAATTATTTTAAAGTTAAAGATTCCGCGATTAAATCTGCTATAGAATGTTATGTGCCTTCCAACAACCGTTCTCAAATCATTAATAAAGGTACTAATAAAATCATCTTAGATGCTTATAATGCGAATCCAACAAGTATGCGGGCTGCTTTATTAAATCTTGAAAAACAATCTGGACATAAAATAGCCATTCTTGGTGACATGTTTGAACTTGGTAAAGAATCGAAACAAGAACATAATGATATTGCTGATTTAGCACTTAGACTGCAAATTGACCAACTTATTTTTATTGGTGAAAATTTTTATGGAACCGAAGTTGATTCTGATAAGGTTAAAAAAACTAAAACCTTTACGGATTTTAAAAACAATTTTGATACTTCTGTAATCGGAAACGCCACAGTTCTTATAAAAGGTTCTAGGGGCATGGCTTTAGAGCGCATTTTAGAACTCCTCTAA
- a CDS encoding bifunctional folylpolyglutamate synthase/dihydrofolate synthase: MTYQDTLNWMFSQLPMYQQQGKSAYKTDLSNTLNLSKYLNFPEKNFRSVHVAGTNGKGSTSHMLASVLQEAGYKVGLYTSPHLKGFRERIKINGEEISKQFVIDFIKRNKTFFESHQLSFFEMTVGMAFEYFSQQQVDIAIIEVGLGGRLDSTNIITPEVSVITNIGLDHTQFLGGTLEAIAFEKGGIIKPHVPVVIGETQEETKSVFVDLAKKNHSKIIFADDELDIIHYESDLKGSYQSKNIKTTLSTIIELKSRGFEITNEHIKQGLLHVVKNTKLLGRWQVLRTIPKVICDTGHNREGLTQVMNQLINEPYEALHVVFGVVNDKDLNSIIDLLPQKATYYFCKPNIPRGLEAKKLRVFFSKYSLIGESYNSVNEAYKVALKNANAKDVIFVGGSSFVVAEII, from the coding sequence ATGACTTACCAAGATACTCTAAATTGGATGTTTTCGCAACTGCCAATGTATCAACAGCAGGGTAAAAGTGCTTATAAAACAGACCTGTCAAATACCTTAAATCTTTCAAAATATTTAAATTTTCCCGAGAAAAACTTTAGGTCAGTTCATGTTGCTGGTACTAACGGGAAGGGTTCAACAAGTCATATGCTAGCTTCTGTTTTACAAGAAGCAGGCTATAAGGTAGGTTTGTATACGTCACCACACTTAAAAGGTTTTAGAGAGCGTATAAAGATTAATGGTGAGGAAATAAGCAAGCAGTTTGTTATTGATTTTATAAAACGAAATAAGACGTTTTTTGAATCTCATCAATTATCGTTTTTTGAAATGACAGTTGGCATGGCATTCGAATATTTTTCACAACAACAGGTTGATATTGCGATTATTGAAGTTGGGCTTGGTGGTCGATTGGATTCTACAAATATCATCACACCAGAAGTTTCAGTTATTACCAACATTGGTTTGGATCATACCCAGTTTTTAGGAGGTACTTTAGAGGCTATTGCTTTTGAAAAAGGAGGGATTATTAAACCCCACGTTCCAGTAGTTATTGGCGAAACCCAAGAAGAAACCAAATCTGTCTTTGTAGATTTAGCAAAGAAGAATCATTCAAAAATTATTTTTGCTGATGATGAACTTGATATAATTCATTATGAGAGTGACCTTAAGGGTAGTTATCAGTCTAAAAATATAAAAACTACATTAAGCACCATTATTGAATTAAAATCTAGAGGTTTTGAGATAACAAATGAGCACATTAAACAAGGCTTACTACATGTTGTTAAGAATACCAAATTATTGGGTAGATGGCAAGTTTTAAGAACCATTCCAAAAGTAATTTGTGATACGGGACATAACCGTGAAGGACTCACTCAGGTGATGAATCAATTGATAAATGAACCCTACGAAGCCTTGCACGTCGTTTTTGGTGTTGTAAATGATAAAGATTTGAATTCAATTATAGATTTATTACCTCAAAAAGCGACCTATTATTTCTGCAAACCAAATATTCCAAGAGGCTTAGAAGCGAAAAAATTGAGAGTATTTTTTTCTAAATATAGTTTAATAGGTGAAAGTTATAATTCTGTAAATGAAGCTTATAAGGTTGCCTTGAAAAACGCTAATGCAAAGGATGTTATTTTTGTAGGTGGTAGTTCATTTGTAGTTGCAGAAATAATTTGA
- a CDS encoding Glu/Leu/Phe/Val dehydrogenase dimerization domain-containing protein produces the protein MKELLKKYENKEPEIVFNWKDSETEAEGWTVINSLRGGASGGGTRMRKGLDMNEVLSLAKTMEIKFTVSGPAIGGAKSGINFDPKDPRKKGVLERWYKVVSPLLKSYYGTGGDLNVDEIHEVIPITEASGVWHPQEGVFNGHFKPTEADKINRIGQLRQGVIKVIENADYSPSVSKKYTVADMITGFGVAVAVKQYYSVYGGDVKGKRAVVQGFGNVGAAAAFYLSQMGAKIVGIIDITGGLINEEGFTHEEITNLFLAKTGNTLVSDNLIPFEEINKKIWSIKTEIFAPCAASRLITLHQIDELIDSGLEVISCGANVPFADTEIFFGPIMEHTDYRVSLIPDFISNCGMARVFAYFMERKVQMTDEAIFNDTSEIIKEAIEKVYEKNPSKTGISATAFEIALSQLI, from the coding sequence ATGAAAGAATTATTAAAGAAGTACGAAAATAAAGAACCCGAAATTGTTTTTAATTGGAAAGATTCCGAAACAGAGGCCGAAGGATGGACTGTTATAAATTCATTACGCGGTGGTGCTTCTGGTGGCGGAACTCGGATGCGCAAAGGTTTAGATATGAATGAAGTGCTTTCCTTAGCTAAAACTATGGAAATTAAATTTACGGTGTCTGGGCCAGCTATTGGCGGTGCAAAATCTGGAATAAATTTTGATCCTAAAGATCCTCGAAAAAAAGGGGTATTAGAGCGCTGGTATAAAGTGGTTTCGCCATTGCTTAAAAGTTATTACGGTACAGGTGGCGATTTAAATGTGGACGAGATCCATGAGGTGATTCCCATTACAGAAGCTAGTGGTGTTTGGCATCCGCAAGAAGGTGTTTTTAACGGTCATTTTAAGCCAACAGAGGCCGACAAAATAAACAGAATTGGTCAATTACGGCAAGGGGTTATCAAGGTGATTGAGAACGCTGATTATTCGCCAAGTGTATCAAAAAAATATACCGTAGCCGATATGATTACAGGCTTTGGGGTTGCAGTTGCTGTGAAACAATATTATAGCGTATACGGTGGAGATGTAAAAGGAAAGCGTGCTGTAGTGCAAGGATTTGGAAATGTTGGTGCTGCTGCTGCCTTTTATTTATCACAAATGGGTGCTAAAATTGTTGGTATCATTGATATTACAGGTGGTTTAATTAATGAGGAAGGGTTTACCCACGAAGAAATAACGAATTTATTCTTAGCGAAAACAGGAAATACTTTGGTAAGTGACAATTTAATTCCTTTTGAGGAAATAAATAAAAAAATATGGTCCATAAAGACAGAAATATTTGCACCTTGTGCTGCATCGAGGTTAATTACACTTCATCAAATTGATGAATTGATTGATAGCGGATTGGAAGTGATCTCCTGTGGAGCCAATGTGCCCTTTGCCGATACGGAAATATTCTTTGGACCCATTATGGAGCACACGGATTATCGGGTGAGTCTAATTCCCGATTTTATTTCAAATTGTGGAATGGCGCGCGTTTTTGCCTACTTTATGGAGCGTAAAGTTCAAATGACAGATGAAGCTATTTTTAACGATACATCCGAAATAATAAAAGAGGCTATTGAAAAAGTTTACGAAAAAAATCCATCTAAAACAGGAATCAGTGCCACAGCATTCGAAATAGCATTAAGTCAACTAATATAA
- a CDS encoding energy transducer TonB, with translation MKYLETKHERNSAKLTALISVIILLLLFVVGTTYMDPPEEFGVAVNFGTTDFGKGNVQPKKTIKSKPKEINELPQPEASKAEPTTSSETKEEVLTADNAEAIAIKKQKDAEAKAKAIADAKAKAEADRIAKEKSEQEAKKKKLDALIGGVSKSDGTESGSEGNDNQTGDKGQLDGDPYAPSYFGGAGTGTGGVGYGLNGRGRASYQTLKQDCNESGMVIVKIIVNQNGNVVEAVPGVKGTTNTSQCLLTPAKKIALSHKWPADSKAPAKQIGFVKVNFKLGQ, from the coding sequence ATGAAGTATTTAGAAACCAAACATGAAAGGAATTCAGCAAAACTAACAGCTTTAATCAGCGTTATCATTTTGCTATTATTGTTTGTGGTTGGTACAACTTATATGGATCCGCCAGAGGAATTTGGTGTTGCAGTAAACTTTGGGACTACCGATTTTGGTAAAGGTAATGTACAACCCAAAAAGACAATAAAATCGAAGCCTAAAGAAATTAATGAGCTGCCACAACCGGAGGCATCGAAAGCGGAACCTACAACATCTTCGGAAACTAAGGAAGAGGTCTTAACCGCTGATAATGCAGAAGCCATTGCCATAAAAAAGCAAAAAGATGCTGAGGCTAAGGCAAAGGCTATTGCAGATGCTAAGGCCAAAGCAGAAGCCGATAGAATTGCCAAGGAAAAAAGTGAGCAAGAAGCCAAAAAGAAAAAATTAGATGCCCTAATTGGTGGTGTTAGTAAATCTGATGGTACAGAATCAGGAAGTGAAGGGAATGATAACCAAACAGGTGATAAAGGCCAATTAGATGGCGACCCGTATGCTCCAAGTTATTTTGGTGGCGCTGGTACAGGCACCGGTGGTGTGGGTTATGGTTTAAATGGAAGGGGCAGAGCCTCGTACCAAACCTTAAAACAGGATTGTAATGAATCTGGTATGGTTATCGTAAAAATTATCGTGAATCAAAATGGGAATGTGGTTGAAGCCGTTCCAGGTGTAAAAGGCACAACAAACACCTCACAATGTTTATTGACACCAGCAAAAAAAATAGCCTTGTCCCATAAATGGCCAGCGGATTCTAAAGCGCCTGCAAAACAAATTGGTTTTGTGAAGGTAAACTTCAAATTGGGACAATAA
- a CDS encoding ExbD/TolR family protein encodes MNFRGRNKVTPEFNMSSMTDIVFLLLIFFMIASTLVTTNAIDILLPKASGKTENKKSVAVSIKKDLTYYIDQKRVGESVLENQLLAALSSQDKPTIILRAEKSVPVENVVKVMDIANRNKFKVILAVKPN; translated from the coding sequence ATGAACTTTAGAGGAAGAAATAAGGTTACACCAGAATTCAATATGTCATCCATGACAGATATTGTATTTCTGTTGCTTATATTTTTTATGATTGCTTCTACTCTTGTAACTACTAATGCCATAGACATTTTATTGCCAAAAGCCAGTGGTAAAACAGAGAATAAAAAATCGGTTGCCGTCAGTATCAAAAAAGATTTGACCTACTATATCGATCAAAAACGAGTTGGAGAAAGCGTTCTAGAGAATCAATTGCTTGCGGCGCTTTCGTCTCAAGACAAACCAACTATTATTTTAAGAGCTGAAAAATCTGTACCTGTTGAAAATGTAGTCAAAGTCATGGATATAGCAAATAGGAATAAGTTTAAAGTTATATTGGCTGTTAAGCCAAATTGA
- the nhaD gene encoding sodium:proton antiporter NhaD — protein MESVIILVFVMGYLAITLEHSIKIDKLIPALVMMAICWALIALGLEGFSQWFDSSEHVLLEGFGSFTSDDKMHLMEETLLHHLGKTSEILVFLLGAMTIVEIIDYFDGFSTIKDFIKTKKKTKILWIFSILAFILSAIIDNLTATIVLISILQKIVKDRSIRIWFAGLIIIAANAGGAWSPIGDVTTTMLWIGKKVTTGHLIGYLFVPSLICMIVPSFIASFLPVFKGDLEVEEELETKKKSKFSSTMLYLGLGAIVFVPIFKMITHLPPYVGMMLSLGVVAIFAEIYSSSKFSLTEFDSEESDAHAHHSPVHQSLSKIELPSILFFLGILMAVAALESLGILFNFAESLQDSMPMLGTEMHQGSHKGVSDLVVLLLGVGSAVIDNVPLVAASLGMFHEPIDNELWHFIAYSAGTGGSMLIIGSAAGVVAMGMEKIDFFWYLKKISWLALLGFLAGAAAFMVTRTLF, from the coding sequence ATGGAATCAGTAATCATTTTAGTATTTGTGATGGGCTATTTAGCCATTACTTTAGAGCATAGTATAAAAATTGATAAACTCATTCCTGCCTTAGTCATGATGGCCATTTGCTGGGCGCTTATTGCTTTGGGATTGGAGGGCTTTTCACAATGGTTTGATTCTTCTGAGCATGTTCTTCTAGAGGGCTTCGGGAGTTTTACTTCTGATGATAAAATGCATCTTATGGAAGAAACGCTCTTGCACCATTTGGGCAAGACTTCAGAGATATTGGTATTCCTTTTAGGGGCGATGACCATTGTAGAAATCATTGATTACTTTGACGGATTTTCTACCATTAAAGACTTTATAAAAACAAAAAAGAAAACGAAAATTCTTTGGATTTTTTCCATACTGGCATTTATTTTATCTGCTATTATTGATAACTTAACTGCTACCATAGTATTGATTTCTATTCTTCAAAAAATAGTAAAAGATAGAAGTATTCGAATCTGGTTTGCAGGCTTAATCATCATTGCAGCTAATGCCGGTGGTGCTTGGTCACCAATTGGAGATGTTACTACAACGATGCTTTGGATTGGCAAAAAGGTAACTACGGGTCATTTAATTGGCTATCTGTTCGTGCCTTCTTTAATATGTATGATTGTACCATCATTTATTGCATCATTTTTACCCGTGTTTAAGGGGGATTTAGAGGTTGAGGAAGAGTTGGAAACTAAGAAGAAATCTAAATTTAGTAGTACGATGTTATATTTAGGCTTGGGCGCTATTGTTTTTGTGCCTATTTTTAAAATGATTACACATTTACCACCTTACGTAGGTATGATGTTATCTTTGGGGGTAGTAGCTATTTTTGCTGAAATCTATAGCAGTTCTAAATTTAGTTTGACTGAATTTGATTCAGAAGAAAGCGATGCACATGCACATCATAGTCCTGTTCATCAATCCTTATCAAAAATAGAGCTTCCTAGTATTTTATTTTTCTTGGGTATTTTAATGGCTGTAGCTGCTTTGGAGTCCTTAGGAATATTGTTCAATTTTGCTGAATCCCTGCAAGACAGTATGCCGATGCTTGGGACAGAAATGCACCAGGGTAGTCATAAAGGGGTTTCAGATTTAGTGGTATTATTACTAGGCGTAGGTTCGGCTGTTATTGATAATGTACCTTTAGTAGCTGCGAGTCTTGGCATGTTCCATGAGCCTATTGATAATGAACTTTGGCACTTTATTGCCTATTCAGCAGGTACAGGAGGTAGTATGCTCATCATAGGGTCTGCCGCTGGAGTTGTTGCCATGGGTATGGAAAAAATAGACTTCTTTTGGTATTTAAAAAAGATATCTTGGTTGGCCCTTCTAGGGTTTCTAGCGGGTGCAGCGGCCTTTATGGTAACCAGAACACTCTTTTAA
- a CDS encoding anhydro-N-acetylmuramic acid kinase, producing MTKAEYHVIGVMSGTSLDGVDLAYIRFDFNGNCSFEIINAITISYSNSWRKTLGNLIDKSLEELHGIDSSYTDYLAEVISSFIKSNKIKVLDAICSHGHTALHQPEHKLTYQIGNMPKLADLLNKTIVCDFRVQDVDLGGQGAPLVPIGDDLLFSEFDYCLNLGGFANVSTEIDSKRIAFDICPVNIILNHYVNQHGLAYDDEGKIASTGNLNSELLQKLNELEFYQKPHPKSLGLEWVKTEIFPLIDSYNLETPDVLKTCIEHIAVQISSEINKKSDVTVLVAGGGVFNSFLIDRIRSLSVNDIVIPSKQVIEFKEALIFGLLGVLKLRNEVNCLSSVTGASMNHSSGKIYHP from the coding sequence ATGACAAAGGCTGAATATCACGTTATCGGAGTTATGTCAGGAACCTCTCTAGACGGTGTTGATTTAGCTTATATTAGATTCGATTTTAACGGGAATTGTAGTTTTGAGATTATCAATGCTATTACCATATCGTATTCTAATTCGTGGCGGAAAACATTGGGAAATCTAATAGATAAATCTTTGGAAGAACTACATGGTATCGATTCCTCTTATACAGATTATCTTGCCGAAGTGATAAGTAGTTTTATCAAATCTAATAAAATAAAGGTTCTTGATGCCATTTGTTCACATGGTCATACCGCGTTGCATCAACCGGAGCATAAATTAACATATCAGATTGGTAATATGCCTAAATTGGCAGATTTACTGAATAAAACAATAGTTTGTGATTTTAGAGTTCAGGACGTTGATTTAGGTGGACAAGGCGCTCCCTTGGTACCCATTGGTGATGATTTGCTGTTTTCTGAATTTGATTACTGTTTGAACTTGGGTGGTTTCGCGAATGTCTCAACGGAGATAGATTCAAAACGAATCGCGTTTGATATCTGTCCTGTAAATATTATACTCAACCATTATGTCAACCAACACGGATTAGCTTATGATGATGAGGGAAAGATAGCTTCGACAGGTAATTTAAACTCTGAATTATTACAGAAGTTGAATGAACTAGAATTTTATCAAAAGCCACATCCTAAGTCTTTAGGTCTCGAATGGGTGAAAACAGAGATATTTCCTTTGATAGATTCTTATAATTTAGAGACTCCCGATGTTTTAAAAACCTGTATTGAACACATCGCTGTTCAAATTTCAAGTGAGATTAATAAAAAATCAGATGTTACTGTTTTAGTAGCAGGAGGCGGGGTTTTTAATAGCTTTCTAATAGATAGAATCAGATCACTTTCTGTAAATGATATTGTAATACCTTCAAAACAAGTTATAGAATTTAAAGAAGCTTTAATTTTTGGATTACTTGGGGTGCTGAAATTAAGGAATGAAGTCAATTGTTTAAGCAGTGTAACAGGCGCATCTATGAATCATAGTTCAGGTAAAATTTATCATCCTTAA